The following are encoded in a window of Qipengyuania soli genomic DNA:
- a CDS encoding HU family DNA-binding protein, producing MNKNDLISAVADASGLSKSDASSAVEGVFDSITKALSKGDEVRLVGFGTFSVAKRKASTGRNPRTGEPMTIKASNQPKFKAGKGLKDSVN from the coding sequence ATGAACAAGAACGACCTGATCAGCGCGGTTGCCGATGCCAGTGGCCTTTCCAAGAGTGATGCTTCGAGCGCCGTCGAGGGCGTGTTCGATTCGATCACCAAGGCACTGTCCAAGGGCGATGAAGTCCGCCTGGTTGGCTTCGGCACGTTCTCGGTCGCGAAACGCAAGGCCTCGACCGGCCGCAACCCGCGCACTGGCGAACCGATGACCATCAAGGCATCGAACCAGCCGAAGTTCAAGGCCGGCAAGGGCCTCAAGGATTCGGTCAACTGA
- the rlmB gene encoding 23S rRNA (guanosine(2251)-2'-O)-methyltransferase RlmB: MAKGERKRALRGRAGRMKGGRGSGRASSGAVRLWGRHAVEAALKNPDRVHRKLWATREGVESLDGELPQDFPLEYADVADLARLVAKDAPHQGLVLECAPLEDIHLDEVLGGDPDAPIVVLDQVTDPHNVGAIMRSAAAFGAAAIVTQDRHAPPEGGVIAKSASGALEVLPWVRVVNLARALEQLAEAGYWRIGLTGSAEATLAEALPAGPVALVLGAEGEGMRHNIEAHCDALAKLPIGDTIESLNVSNAAAIALYAVATR; this comes from the coding sequence ATGGCCAAAGGCGAACGCAAGCGCGCCCTGCGCGGCCGCGCGGGCAGGATGAAGGGAGGTCGGGGAAGCGGCCGGGCAAGTAGCGGAGCCGTGCGGCTCTGGGGCCGACATGCGGTCGAAGCAGCACTGAAAAACCCCGATCGCGTCCACCGCAAACTGTGGGCAACGCGCGAAGGAGTCGAATCGCTCGACGGCGAGTTGCCGCAAGACTTCCCGCTCGAGTACGCCGATGTCGCCGACCTCGCGCGCCTCGTCGCCAAGGATGCGCCGCACCAGGGGCTCGTCCTGGAATGCGCGCCGCTCGAGGACATCCATCTCGACGAAGTGCTGGGCGGCGATCCCGATGCGCCGATTGTGGTGCTCGACCAGGTTACCGATCCGCACAATGTCGGCGCGATCATGCGCTCTGCAGCTGCTTTCGGTGCCGCCGCGATCGTCACGCAGGATCGCCATGCTCCGCCCGAAGGCGGCGTTATTGCTAAGTCGGCCTCTGGCGCACTCGAAGTCCTGCCATGGGTCCGCGTGGTCAACCTTGCCCGCGCGCTCGAACAGCTGGCCGAAGCCGGATACTGGCGCATCGGGCTGACCGGCTCGGCCGAGGCGACGCTGGCCGAGGCCCTGCCCGCAGGCCCCGTTGCCTTGGTCCTCGGTGCGGAAGGCGAAGGCATGCGCCACAATATCGAGGCGCATTGCGATGCACTCGCCAAGCTTCCGATCGGTGACACGATCGAAAGCCTCAACGTTTCGAATGCTGCCGCGATTGCGCTATACGCCGTGGCAACTCGATAG
- a CDS encoding Crp/Fnr family transcriptional regulator, with protein sequence MDQSHANSTVNFCQSCAIRNRAICADLDEQEIGVLNKLGRRRRIQAGEQLLWEGDEALLVANVIEGVLKLSTQTSDGREQILGLAYPSDFLGRPFGETAPYGVEALTDAYVCVFERRDFDRFTREHPRLEHKLLERTLAELDKTRRWMLLLGRLNAEQKLATFLLEIADRLSEKTCAAIHLGPSEHITLPLSRQQIADVLGLTIETVSRQLTKLKNDSLIDLPARREVVILDAAGLSHRAN encoded by the coding sequence ATGGATCAATCGCACGCCAACTCGACGGTGAATTTCTGCCAGTCCTGCGCAATCCGCAACCGTGCGATTTGCGCCGACCTCGACGAGCAGGAGATTGGCGTTCTCAACAAGCTGGGCCGTCGTCGCCGTATCCAGGCTGGCGAACAGCTGCTGTGGGAAGGTGACGAAGCCCTCTTGGTGGCCAACGTCATCGAGGGCGTTCTGAAGCTCTCTACCCAGACATCGGATGGACGCGAGCAGATATTGGGACTCGCCTACCCTTCCGATTTCCTGGGCCGACCGTTCGGCGAGACCGCCCCTTATGGGGTGGAGGCACTGACCGATGCTTATGTCTGCGTATTCGAAAGGCGCGATTTCGACCGCTTCACCCGCGAACACCCGCGCCTGGAGCACAAGCTGTTGGAGCGCACCCTGGCCGAGCTCGACAAGACGAGGCGCTGGATGCTGCTTCTCGGCAGGCTCAATGCGGAACAGAAGCTCGCGACGTTCCTCCTCGAAATTGCCGATCGCCTGAGCGAGAAAACCTGCGCTGCGATCCACTTGGGCCCATCCGAGCACATCACGCTGCCCCTGTCGCGCCAGCAGATTGCCGACGTCCTTGGGCTCACGATCGAGACAGTCAGCCGGCAGCTGACGAAGCTGAAGAACGACAGCCTGATCGACCTTCCAGCACGGCGCGAAGTCGTGATTCTCGACGCAGCAGGGCTTTCCCACCGCGCGAACTGA
- a CDS encoding beta-ketoacyl-ACP synthase III, protein MTHDTALTGRPVISATGLFTPEESITNEELVASFNEFVRRHNAAYADAIEAGEVEPLQESSVEFIEKASGIKARHVMAKAPVLDPEIMAPRWPERSNDELSILAEIGVKAARDALARAGRKAEDVDAVLCAASNMERPYPAMAIEIQQALGIDGFGFDMNVACSSATFGIQTAADYIRAGNAKSVLVVSPEITSGHLNWRDRDSHFIFGDVATAVLVEDAAIAPKEHWDILGTRLKTVFSNNIRNNFGFLNRAYPESKGGADKLFVQEGRKVFKEVVPMVAEMIVTEAERLGIDPKGLRRLWLHQANTGMNRLIAHRVLGHEADADESPTVLDTYGNTSSAGSIIAFHLHSADLKEGDTGLICSFGAGYSAGTVFVRKAA, encoded by the coding sequence ATGACTCACGATACAGCGCTGACCGGCCGTCCCGTCATTTCCGCAACGGGCCTCTTCACGCCCGAAGAGAGCATCACGAACGAGGAACTGGTTGCCAGTTTCAACGAGTTTGTGCGGCGCCACAACGCCGCCTATGCGGATGCCATCGAGGCCGGCGAGGTGGAGCCGCTGCAGGAAAGCTCGGTCGAGTTCATCGAGAAGGCAAGCGGTATCAAGGCACGGCATGTCATGGCCAAGGCGCCGGTGCTCGATCCTGAAATAATGGCCCCACGCTGGCCCGAGCGGTCGAACGACGAGCTTTCAATCCTCGCCGAGATCGGGGTGAAGGCGGCGCGCGATGCACTGGCGCGTGCCGGACGTAAGGCGGAGGATGTGGATGCGGTGCTGTGTGCAGCCTCCAACATGGAGCGGCCCTATCCGGCGATGGCTATCGAGATCCAGCAGGCACTGGGTATCGACGGCTTCGGCTTCGACATGAATGTCGCCTGCTCCAGCGCCACCTTCGGTATCCAGACCGCCGCGGACTATATCCGTGCAGGCAACGCCAAGAGCGTGCTGGTTGTCAGTCCGGAAATCACCAGCGGCCACCTCAACTGGCGCGACCGGGACAGCCATTTCATCTTCGGCGACGTCGCCACCGCAGTGCTGGTCGAAGATGCCGCGATCGCGCCGAAGGAGCACTGGGACATTCTGGGCACGCGCCTGAAGACGGTGTTCTCCAACAATATCCGCAACAACTTCGGCTTCCTCAACCGCGCCTATCCCGAAAGCAAGGGCGGGGCGGACAAGCTGTTCGTCCAGGAAGGGCGCAAGGTCTTCAAGGAAGTGGTGCCGATGGTCGCGGAAATGATTGTCACCGAGGCGGAACGGCTGGGTATCGATCCGAAGGGACTGCGCCGCCTGTGGCTTCACCAGGCGAACACGGGCATGAACCGTTTGATCGCCCATCGCGTGCTCGGTCATGAGGCGGATGCCGACGAAAGCCCGACCGTTCTCGACACTTACGGGAATACTTCGAGTGCAGGCTCGATCATCGCTTTCCACCTCCACAGCGCGGACCTGAAAGAGGGCGACACGGGCCTGATTTGCAGTTTCGGTGCAGGCTATTCGGCAGGGACAGTGTTCGTACGCAAGGCCGCCTGA
- a CDS encoding phosphatidylserine decarboxylase, which yields MAGDLLDNQGRGDVRWSFPPIHPEGRKFGLIAVVISLGFLFGLDWEIVGWPLLLLSAGVFAFFRDPERVVPQDDRVIVAPADGLVTLIKQVEPPKELMIDDGTEHSGLQPGPVTRISIFMSVFDVHINRAPVAGTIRRVIYIPGSFVDAGLDKASEENERQHILIERMDGLKIGFTQIAGLVARRIVPFVKPGDTVGVGQRVGLIRFGSRVDVYLPAGTDSKVMLGQRIIAGETVLAEIGTQKLIEGVAQ from the coding sequence ATGGCAGGTGATCTTCTCGACAATCAGGGCCGCGGCGATGTCCGCTGGTCCTTCCCCCCCATCCATCCCGAAGGCCGCAAGTTTGGCCTGATCGCCGTGGTGATCAGCCTCGGTTTTCTGTTCGGTCTCGATTGGGAAATCGTTGGCTGGCCGCTGCTGCTGCTTTCGGCCGGTGTCTTTGCCTTCTTCCGCGACCCCGAGCGTGTGGTGCCGCAGGATGATCGCGTCATCGTCGCGCCGGCGGACGGGCTGGTCACGCTGATAAAGCAGGTCGAACCGCCCAAGGAATTGATGATCGACGACGGTACCGAGCATAGTGGTTTGCAGCCGGGCCCTGTCACTCGCATCTCGATCTTCATGTCGGTTTTCGACGTGCACATCAATCGCGCCCCCGTGGCAGGCACGATCCGCCGGGTTATCTATATCCCGGGAAGTTTCGTCGACGCTGGCCTCGACAAGGCGAGCGAGGAGAACGAGCGCCAGCACATCCTGATCGAGCGGATGGACGGGCTGAAAATCGGCTTTACCCAGATCGCCGGACTGGTGGCGCGGCGCATCGTCCCCTTCGTCAAGCCGGGCGATACGGTTGGCGTCGGCCAGCGCGTGGGCCTCATCCGGTTCGGCAGCCGCGTCGACGTCTACCTGCCCGCAGGGACCGATTCGAAGGTCATGCTCGGCCAGCGGATCATTGCGGGTGAGACTGTACTCGCCGAAATCGGCACGCAGAAGCTGATCGAGGGCGTGGCACAGTGA
- a CDS encoding CDP-alcohol phosphatidyltransferase family protein, whose protein sequence is MSLLPPEPTPEPEERARLGPKSAEDERPLMGKSRGLTLRAMAPNAITAAALCSGLTGIRFAISEQWAAAAVAIIVAGLLDGIDGRIARLLKAQSRFGAELDSLADSLSFGTAPAIIIYLWSLSVEPRWGWFAALALAICCALRLARFNAQIDMDEQPHKSLGFLTGVPAPMGAGLAFMPFYLWSATGLEAFREPILVAPWLVAVALLMISSMATPSWTSLRPRRGIRIWVLAFVGLMFAALLVEPWWTLSAIGIGYLALLPFTLMRYSRVKRRG, encoded by the coding sequence GTGAGCCTGTTGCCGCCCGAGCCCACGCCGGAGCCGGAAGAGCGCGCTCGCCTCGGTCCAAAGTCCGCCGAGGACGAGAGGCCGCTGATGGGCAAGTCGCGCGGACTGACGCTGCGTGCGATGGCGCCCAATGCGATCACTGCTGCGGCGCTGTGTTCGGGTCTTACCGGGATCAGGTTCGCGATTTCGGAACAGTGGGCTGCTGCGGCAGTCGCGATTATCGTCGCGGGGCTGCTCGACGGCATCGACGGCAGGATTGCGCGGCTCCTGAAAGCGCAATCGCGTTTCGGGGCGGAACTCGACAGCTTGGCGGACTCGCTCAGCTTCGGAACCGCACCCGCGATCATCATCTATCTCTGGTCGCTCTCGGTCGAGCCGCGCTGGGGCTGGTTTGCCGCGCTGGCGCTGGCGATCTGCTGTGCTCTCAGGCTTGCGCGCTTCAATGCCCAGATCGACATGGACGAACAGCCGCACAAGTCACTGGGCTTCCTCACCGGTGTTCCGGCACCCATGGGGGCAGGGCTGGCGTTCATGCCGTTCTACTTGTGGTCGGCAACAGGCCTCGAGGCATTTCGTGAGCCTATTCTGGTCGCGCCATGGCTGGTCGCGGTCGCCTTGCTCATGATTTCCAGCATGGCGACGCCCAGCTGGACATCGCTTCGTCCGCGCCGCGGGATCCGTATCTGGGTACTGGCATTCGTGGGACTGATGTTCGCAGCCTTGCTCGTGGAGCCCTGGTGGACGCTAAGCGCAATCGGTATCGGCTACCTCGCTCTGCTGCCGTTCACCTTGATGCGATACTCGCGCGTCAAGCGGCGCGGCTGA
- a CDS encoding SIMPL domain-containing protein, protein MTEQSGFFSDFARNNRIAFLGGSLILALGMTAGSVALAKGMVSMKRADREVTVRGVAQRNVTANRASWSVGYSESAYTLADALAAVDRDTTMIRTYLAKHSFTGEQTTPSSASISVSDEYINGKTTGRKVYSVSRAIGFDTENVAGVGAIEANKDELAQAGLVVDSTNASYEYTELDKVKPEMIAAATKDARRAAEKFANDSGSLVGGIKTATQGYFSVSSRESGSSDGDYGGSSTASSPDQRVRVVTTIDYYLD, encoded by the coding sequence ATGACAGAGCAAAGTGGGTTCTTTTCGGATTTTGCGCGCAACAACCGGATCGCTTTCCTCGGCGGCAGCCTGATCCTTGCCCTTGGCATGACGGCGGGATCGGTAGCCCTGGCGAAGGGAATGGTGAGCATGAAGCGTGCCGACCGCGAAGTCACCGTACGCGGTGTGGCGCAGCGCAACGTTACTGCAAATCGCGCGTCCTGGTCGGTGGGTTATTCCGAAAGCGCCTATACCCTCGCAGATGCCCTCGCCGCGGTCGATCGCGACACCACGATGATCCGCACCTATCTCGCCAAGCACAGCTTCACAGGTGAGCAGACCACCCCGAGCAGCGCCAGCATCTCGGTTTCCGACGAATACATCAACGGCAAGACGACTGGACGGAAGGTCTATTCGGTCAGTCGCGCCATCGGCTTTGACACCGAGAATGTCGCCGGCGTGGGCGCGATCGAGGCGAACAAGGACGAATTGGCGCAGGCGGGACTGGTCGTCGACAGCACGAATGCCAGCTACGAATATACCGAGCTCGACAAGGTGAAGCCCGAAATGATTGCCGCTGCGACCAAGGATGCTCGCCGAGCGGCCGAAAAGTTCGCCAATGATTCGGGCTCATTGGTCGGTGGCATCAAGACCGCAACGCAAGGCTACTTTTCCGTCTCAAGTCGCGAATCGGGCAGCAGCGACGGGGACTACGGCGGATCGAGCACGGCGAGCAGCCCCGACCAGCGGGTGCGCGTGGTGACGACGATCGATTATTACCTCGACTAG
- the rpsB gene encoding 30S ribosomal protein S2, translating into MAAPTVTMQQLIEAGAHFGHQTHRWNPRMKPYIFGARNGIHIIDLSQTVPLFARALDFVQQTARSGGKVLFVGTKRQAQDAIREAALASGQHFVNHRWLGGMLTNWKTISERIKYLKTLDERLAGDTAGLTKKEVLDLTRKRDKLEMSLGGIRNMGGIPDVMFVIDANMEDLAIKEANVLGIPVVAVLDTNVDPEGIAFPIPGNDDAARAIKLYCDAIANAAKSGRGEGIQDSGADVGAMENPPEESVEA; encoded by the coding sequence ATGGCGGCTCCTACCGTCACCATGCAGCAATTGATCGAGGCCGGCGCACACTTCGGCCACCAGACCCACCGTTGGAACCCGCGCATGAAGCCGTACATCTTCGGCGCGCGCAACGGCATCCACATCATCGACCTGTCGCAGACTGTGCCGCTGTTCGCGCGCGCGCTCGACTTCGTGCAGCAGACCGCACGTTCGGGCGGCAAGGTGCTGTTCGTCGGTACCAAGCGCCAGGCGCAGGACGCGATCCGCGAAGCCGCGCTCGCTTCGGGCCAGCACTTCGTCAACCACCGCTGGCTGGGCGGCATGCTCACCAACTGGAAGACCATCAGCGAACGCATCAAGTACCTCAAGACGCTCGACGAGCGCCTTGCCGGTGACACTGCGGGCCTGACCAAGAAGGAAGTGCTCGACCTGACCCGCAAGCGGGACAAGCTCGAAATGTCGCTCGGCGGCATCCGCAACATGGGCGGCATTCCGGACGTGATGTTCGTGATCGACGCCAACATGGAAGACCTCGCCATCAAGGAAGCCAACGTTCTCGGCATCCCGGTGGTCGCGGTTCTCGACACCAACGTCGATCCCGAAGGCATCGCCTTCCCGATCCCGGGCAATGATGACGCCGCCCGCGCCATCAAGCTGTACTGCGATGCGATTGCCAACGCTGCCAAGAGCGGTCGTGGCGAAGGCATCCAGGATTCGGGTGCCGACGTCGGTGCGATGGAAAATCCGCCGGAAGAGAGCGTCGAGGCCTGA
- the tsf gene encoding translation elongation factor Ts yields MAAFTAADVKALREKTGAGMMDAKKALEGANGDIEAAVDALRAKGLATAQKKSSRTAAEGLVGVAVEGTKGVAVEVNSETDFVAKNDQFQDFVRKTTQVALGTAGDDVDTLKAAAYPTGGTVGDKLTDNVATIGENQQIRRIKTVSVTDGVVVPYIHNAVASDLGKIGVLVALQSEGDKDKLAELGKKLGMHIAAAFPQALTAEGLDSEVLDRERKIAAEKAAESGKPAEVQAKMVDGAVNKYAKENALLSQVYVIDNKTPISQVVEQAAKDVGAKVELVDYVRFQLGEGIEKEESDFAAEVAAAVAG; encoded by the coding sequence ATGGCTGCATTCACTGCCGCTGACGTGAAGGCCCTGCGCGAAAAGACCGGCGCGGGCATGATGGACGCCAAGAAGGCGCTCGAAGGTGCGAATGGCGACATCGAAGCCGCTGTCGACGCGCTACGCGCCAAGGGCCTCGCCACCGCCCAGAAGAAGTCGAGCCGCACTGCGGCCGAAGGCCTCGTCGGCGTTGCCGTCGAAGGCACCAAGGGCGTTGCCGTCGAAGTGAACTCGGAAACCGACTTCGTCGCGAAGAACGACCAGTTCCAGGACTTCGTGCGCAAGACCACGCAGGTCGCGCTCGGCACCGCCGGTGACGACGTCGACACGCTCAAGGCTGCTGCCTACCCGACCGGCGGCACCGTCGGCGACAAGCTGACCGACAACGTCGCGACGATCGGCGAGAACCAGCAGATCCGCCGCATCAAGACCGTCTCGGTCACCGACGGCGTGGTTGTTCCCTACATCCACAACGCGGTCGCATCGGACCTCGGCAAGATCGGCGTGCTCGTCGCTCTCCAGAGCGAAGGGGACAAGGACAAGCTGGCCGAACTCGGCAAGAAGCTCGGCATGCACATCGCCGCTGCTTTCCCGCAGGCGCTGACCGCCGAAGGCCTCGACAGCGAAGTGCTCGATCGCGAGCGCAAGATCGCTGCCGAAAAGGCTGCCGAAAGCGGCAAGCCGGCTGAAGTCCAGGCCAAGATGGTCGACGGCGCGGTCAACAAGTACGCCAAGGAAAACGCCCTGCTGAGCCAGGTCTATGTCATCGACAACAAGACCCCGATTTCGCAGGTCGTCGAGCAGGCCGCCAAGGACGTCGGCGCCAAGGTCGAGCTGGTGGACTACGTCCGCTTCCAGCTGGGCGAGGGCATCGAGAAGGAAGAGAGCGACTTCGCCGCAGAAGTCGCCGCTGCCGTCGCCGGCTAA
- a CDS encoding right-handed parallel beta-helix repeat-containing protein: MTKRVSPKPDASGKRWNGKPFASFALVALAALGSVNGAQAGQAETTIYVDANGSDSRSGMSPGEALRTPAMAMALAGRSGLPVTVVLSGQFRLADPIVIERGLRNVTLVSSADRPAVLTSGGAASAIVVKADRARISGLTISGFPQRGIFVTDARGVTIRENRILETRSNGWSQGAIHLTGNVAGAIVERNRVKGADYAGIQVDTNSNSDVSNIVIAGNRVEQTCRVIADCGAIYINDRGRSSRGTLIADNDVRDFGPPSAKGRGIYLDDWASYVTVRGNRIEGRGSYAFQIHGGHDNLVTNNMVFLSRGTKPFLYQQHVRSKSWTEMTGNRISGNEFNGEIIAAVVDLARIPDRGRPQLQDNRACTARGCALLNS; encoded by the coding sequence ATGACAAAGCGAGTTTCTCCCAAACCCGATGCATCCGGCAAGCGCTGGAACGGGAAGCCTTTTGCAAGCTTCGCACTGGTGGCGCTTGCTGCGCTCGGTAGCGTGAACGGCGCCCAGGCCGGACAGGCGGAAACGACGATTTACGTCGACGCAAATGGCAGTGATTCACGGTCCGGCATGTCGCCCGGCGAAGCGCTACGCACGCCCGCAATGGCGATGGCGCTGGCAGGCCGTTCCGGACTTCCTGTCACGGTTGTCCTGTCGGGCCAGTTCCGCCTTGCCGACCCGATCGTCATCGAGCGCGGATTGCGGAATGTTACTCTCGTCTCGAGCGCCGATCGGCCGGCAGTGCTTACCTCGGGTGGCGCTGCCTCAGCTATCGTCGTGAAGGCAGATCGGGCACGCATCTCGGGCCTCACCATCAGTGGATTTCCGCAGCGCGGCATCTTCGTGACGGACGCACGCGGAGTGACAATCCGCGAAAACCGCATTCTGGAAACGCGCAGCAACGGGTGGAGCCAGGGCGCCATTCATCTGACCGGCAACGTGGCCGGCGCTATCGTGGAACGCAATCGCGTGAAGGGCGCCGACTACGCTGGAATCCAGGTCGATACGAACAGCAATTCCGATGTCAGCAATATCGTCATTGCCGGCAACCGGGTCGAACAGACTTGCCGCGTCATTGCCGATTGCGGTGCCATTTACATCAACGATCGTGGACGCAGCAGCCGCGGCACGCTCATCGCCGACAATGATGTGCGCGATTTCGGCCCGCCTTCGGCCAAGGGCAGGGGTATCTACCTTGACGATTGGGCATCCTACGTGACCGTCCGTGGCAACCGTATCGAGGGCCGGGGAAGCTACGCTTTCCAGATCCATGGCGGTCACGACAATCTTGTCACGAACAACATGGTTTTCCTGTCCCGGGGGACGAAGCCATTCCTCTACCAGCAACACGTGCGATCGAAGTCCTGGACCGAAATGACGGGCAACCGCATCTCAGGGAATGAATTCAACGGCGAAATTATCGCTGCGGTGGTCGATCTGGCCCGCATCCCCGATCGAGGGCGTCCACAACTGCAAGACAACCGCGCTTGCACTGCCCGGGGCTGCGCATTGCTCAATAGCTGA
- the pyrH gene encoding UMP kinase, with the protein MPVSSMKRVLLKLSGEVLMGDQQFGIDPAFVMELAKEVKAAKDTGLEICLVIGGGNIFRGMAGAAQGMDRAQADYMGMLATVMNALAMQNALEQLGVQTRVQSALQMDQVCEPVIRRRAERHLEKGRVVIFAAGVGAPYFTTDSGAALRAAEMKCDALLKGTSVDGVYDSDPKKNSEAKRFETVTYSKVLADDLKVMDASAVALCRDNNIPIVVFSIREKGNLARVIAGEGTQTVVQN; encoded by the coding sequence ATGCCCGTATCTTCGATGAAACGCGTCCTGCTCAAGCTTTCGGGCGAAGTGCTCATGGGCGACCAGCAGTTCGGGATCGACCCGGCTTTCGTCATGGAACTGGCCAAGGAAGTGAAGGCGGCGAAGGATACGGGGCTCGAAATCTGCCTCGTCATCGGCGGCGGTAACATCTTCCGCGGCATGGCCGGGGCGGCGCAGGGCATGGACCGCGCGCAGGCCGACTACATGGGCATGCTCGCCACCGTCATGAACGCGCTGGCGATGCAGAACGCGCTCGAACAGCTCGGCGTCCAGACCCGCGTGCAGAGCGCGCTGCAGATGGACCAGGTTTGCGAACCGGTGATCCGCCGCCGTGCCGAACGCCACCTCGAAAAGGGTCGCGTGGTCATCTTCGCCGCCGGTGTCGGCGCTCCCTATTTCACCACCGACAGTGGCGCTGCGCTGCGTGCGGCGGAAATGAAGTGCGATGCGCTACTCAAGGGCACCAGCGTCGATGGGGTCTATGACAGCGATCCGAAGAAGAATTCCGAAGCAAAGCGCTTCGAAACCGTGACTTACAGCAAGGTCCTGGCGGACGACCTCAAGGTCATGGATGCCAGCGCCGTCGCCCTGTGCCGCGACAACAATATTCCGATCGTCGTTTTCTCGATCCGCGAGAAGGGCAATCTTGCCCGGGTCATCGCGGGCGAGGGGACGCAAACGGTCGTCCAGAACTGA
- the frr gene encoding ribosome recycling factor, with the protein MAKYDKADIERRMNGAVESLKGDLSGLRTGRANTSLLDPVVVEVYGAMMPLNQVATVSAPEPRMLSVQVWDKSNLIAVEKGIAKANLGLNPMIDGQTLRLPMPDLTEERRKDLAKLAGQYAEQAKIAIRNVRRDGMEALKEDEKKKEISEDDRKRSEDEVQKLTDKYVGEAEQAAQAKEKEILTQ; encoded by the coding sequence ATGGCCAAGTACGACAAAGCCGACATCGAGCGCCGCATGAACGGCGCTGTCGAAAGCCTGAAGGGCGACCTTTCGGGCCTGCGCACCGGCCGCGCCAACACCAGCCTGCTCGATCCCGTCGTGGTCGAGGTTTACGGCGCGATGATGCCGCTGAACCAGGTCGCCACCGTTTCGGCACCCGAGCCGCGCATGCTCAGCGTGCAGGTGTGGGACAAGTCGAACCTGATCGCGGTCGAGAAGGGCATTGCCAAGGCCAACCTCGGTTTGAACCCGATGATCGATGGCCAGACGCTGCGCCTGCCGATGCCGGACCTGACCGAAGAGCGCCGCAAGGACCTCGCCAAGCTGGCCGGCCAGTATGCCGAACAGGCGAAGATCGCGATCCGCAACGTCCGCCGCGACGGCATGGAAGCGCTCAAGGAAGACGAGAAGAAGAAGGAAATCTCCGAAGACGACCGCAAGCGGTCGGAGGACGAGGTCCAGAAGCTGACCGACAAGTATGTCGGCGAGGCCGAGCAGGCCGCGCAGGCCAAGGAAAAGGAAATCCTGACCCAGTAA
- the uppS gene encoding polyprenyl diphosphate synthase, which translates to MSGEGQQARHVAIIMDGNGRWAKRKHLPRAMGHRKGVEAVRELVRSLKDTSIECLTLYAFSSENWKRPEDEVDDLMNLMRKFIKSDLPEFIANDVKLAIIGDWQGLAPDIVEMLEDALAQTAHGSRTLAVALNYGSHAEIARAARLAAAEGEIDEAAIARHLFTADLPPLDLLIRTSGEVRLSNFLLWQAAYAEMIFTDVLWPDFNPDHLRAALDDFANRERRFGGR; encoded by the coding sequence ATGAGCGGCGAAGGCCAACAGGCCCGGCATGTTGCCATCATCATGGATGGCAACGGCCGCTGGGCGAAGCGCAAGCACCTGCCGCGCGCAATGGGCCACCGCAAGGGCGTGGAGGCGGTGCGCGAGCTCGTCCGTTCGCTCAAGGACACCTCGATCGAGTGCCTGACCCTCTATGCCTTCAGTTCGGAGAACTGGAAGCGGCCCGAGGACGAGGTCGACGACCTCATGAACCTGATGCGCAAGTTCATCAAATCCGACCTGCCCGAATTCATCGCCAACGACGTGAAGCTGGCTATTATTGGTGACTGGCAGGGGCTTGCGCCCGATATCGTCGAAATGCTCGAGGATGCCTTGGCGCAGACCGCGCATGGGTCGCGCACGCTGGCAGTGGCGCTCAACTACGGATCGCATGCCGAGATTGCCCGCGCGGCGCGGCTGGCGGCGGCCGAGGGCGAAATCGACGAGGCGGCCATTGCCCGACACCTTTTCACCGCCGATCTGCCGCCACTCGACCTGTTGATCCGCACCAGTGGCGAAGTGCGGTTGAGCAATTTTCTCTTGTGGCAGGCGGCCTATGCGGAAATGATATTCACCGACGTGCTGTGGCCCGACTTTAACCCGGACCATCTGCGCGCCGCGCTCGATGACTTTGCCAACCGGGAGAGGCGATTTGGCGGACGTTGA